The following are encoded together in the Desulfococcus multivorans genome:
- a CDS encoding homoserine dehydrogenase has translation MRQVNVGVLGFGTVGTGVVRILLENNHLLKARVGAELNLKYVADIDTETDRGIRLAPGVLVNDAFKVVTDPDIDIVVEMIGGEGIAKELILKAIEGGKQVVTANKALIAGHGNTIARAAAENGVDFGYEASVGGCMPIIKSVRESLVGNRIHSMVGILNGTCNYILTRIAESGSTFAEALAEAQAEGFAEADPTLDVEGFDTAHKLAILNALAYGMEINLHDIYVEGISGIDPVDIAYAGEFGYKVKLLAIGKDNGDSVEARVHPTMIPFADPLSSVSGSLNAVSISADAVDRMMLYGRGAGMMPTGSAVVSDIVDITRNLLTGSVGRIPVLSYQPEAIHKIPILPVDAIHTHYYFRFAAVDQPGVLSKISGILGDNGISIRSVHQKGRRSEGAVPIVMLTHRAREAAVKRALKEIADLDIVSDLPVLIRIEDENGGE, from the coding sequence ATGAGACAGGTCAACGTGGGCGTGCTGGGATTCGGTACGGTCGGAACAGGCGTGGTCAGGATACTGTTGGAGAACAACCACCTCCTCAAGGCGCGAGTGGGCGCGGAACTGAACCTGAAATATGTGGCGGATATCGATACTGAAACCGATCGCGGCATTCGGCTGGCTCCTGGTGTTCTGGTGAACGACGCCTTCAAGGTCGTGACCGATCCCGACATCGATATCGTCGTCGAAATGATCGGCGGCGAAGGGATCGCCAAAGAGCTCATCCTGAAAGCCATCGAAGGCGGCAAGCAAGTGGTGACCGCCAACAAAGCCCTGATTGCCGGTCACGGCAACACCATCGCTCGGGCAGCTGCCGAAAACGGCGTGGACTTCGGATACGAGGCCAGCGTGGGGGGCTGCATGCCCATTATCAAATCGGTGCGGGAGTCCCTGGTCGGCAACCGTATCCATTCCATGGTCGGCATTCTGAACGGCACCTGCAACTATATTCTGACCCGGATCGCCGAATCCGGCAGCACCTTCGCCGAAGCGCTGGCCGAGGCGCAGGCCGAAGGGTTTGCCGAGGCCGATCCCACCCTGGACGTGGAAGGCTTCGATACGGCGCACAAATTGGCCATCCTGAACGCGCTGGCCTACGGCATGGAGATCAATTTGCACGATATCTATGTCGAGGGGATTTCCGGAATCGATCCCGTGGATATCGCCTATGCCGGGGAGTTCGGTTACAAGGTCAAGCTGCTGGCCATCGGCAAGGACAACGGCGATTCGGTGGAAGCCCGGGTTCACCCGACCATGATTCCCTTTGCGGATCCCCTCTCCAGCGTCAGCGGCAGCCTCAACGCCGTTTCGATCTCCGCCGACGCCGTCGATCGGATGATGCTGTACGGTCGGGGGGCCGGAATGATGCCGACAGGAAGCGCAGTCGTCTCGGATATTGTCGACATCACGAGGAACCTGCTTACGGGAAGCGTCGGGAGAATTCCGGTGTTATCCTATCAGCCGGAGGCCATCCACAAAATCCCCATCCTTCCGGTGGACGCGATACACACCCACTATTATTTCCGCTTCGCAGCCGTCGACCAGCCCGGCGTGCTCTCGAAAATCTCCGGCATCCTCGGCGACAACGGCATCAGCATCCGCTCGGTACACCAGAAGGGACGCCGATCCGAAGGTGCGGTGCCGATCGTGATGTTGACTCACAGAGCCAGGGAAGCTGCGGTGAAAAGGGCACTGAAGGAGATCGCCGATCTCGACATCGTCAGCGATCTGCCCGTGCTGATCCGCATCGAGGACGAAAACGGGGGCGAGTGA
- the thrH gene encoding bifunctional phosphoserine phosphatase/homoserine phosphotransferase ThrH, which translates to MYIVCSDLEGVFVPEIWINVAEKTGIEELRLTTRDISDYNILMRKRLSILDRHGLKLKDITDVIAAMRPLDGALDFLDWLRAKVSVIVVSDTFTQFAGPLIAQLGWPTLFCNTLVVSPVGRITDYRLRQPDGKRRSVEALKSLNYKVIAMGDSYNDITMLKTADHGILFRPPSNIVDEFPEFPVTTGYEELKPIYEKILASEG; encoded by the coding sequence ATGTACATTGTCTGCTCAGATCTGGAAGGAGTCTTCGTTCCCGAGATTTGGATCAACGTCGCCGAAAAGACGGGCATCGAGGAGCTTCGATTGACGACACGGGATATATCGGACTATAATATTCTTATGCGGAAACGGCTGTCCATCCTGGATCGGCACGGTCTGAAACTCAAAGACATCACCGATGTCATCGCCGCCATGCGACCGCTGGACGGCGCCCTTGATTTTCTCGACTGGCTAAGGGCGAAGGTATCGGTTATCGTGGTGTCGGACACTTTCACCCAGTTTGCCGGGCCTCTCATTGCCCAACTCGGCTGGCCGACCCTGTTTTGCAACACGCTGGTCGTCTCGCCAGTCGGCAGGATCACGGATTATCGTCTTCGGCAACCCGACGGCAAACGCAGATCGGTCGAGGCCTTGAAAAGTCTTAATTACAAAGTCATCGCCATGGGGGACTCCTACAACGACATCACCATGCTCAAAACCGCCGATCACGGGATTCTTTTCAGACCGCCGTCCAACATAGTCGACGAGTTCCCTGAATTTCCCGTCACGACCGGATATGAAGAATTGAAACCCATCTACGAAAAAATTCTGGCATCGGAAGGCTGA
- a CDS encoding acyl-CoA thioesterase yields the protein MPTHTTRYRVIYGDTDQMGVVYYANYLRFFEMGRAAMFRHLGVSYREIEARGYVLPVSEAFCKYHASARYDDVILIETALDSGIRGGIKFNYTIHREADGVSLATGHTRHACITSEGRVVRPPQFLRELLVRKDGGGK from the coding sequence ATGCCGACACATACGACCCGCTACCGGGTAATCTACGGCGACACGGATCAGATGGGGGTAGTCTATTATGCCAACTACCTCCGGTTTTTCGAGATGGGAAGGGCAGCCATGTTCAGGCACCTGGGCGTTTCCTACCGTGAGATCGAAGCCAGAGGCTATGTCCTGCCGGTATCGGAGGCTTTCTGTAAATATCATGCATCGGCGCGTTACGATGACGTGATCCTTATTGAGACCGCTTTGGACTCGGGCATTCGGGGCGGTATAAAATTCAACTATACCATCCACAGAGAAGCGGATGGGGTATCCCTCGCGACAGGCCATACCCGGCATGCCTGTATAACTTCCGAAGGACGGGTGGTTCGTCCTCCCCAATTTTTAAGGGAACTCCTCGTCCGAAAGGATGGGGGGGGCAAATGA
- the rfaE1 gene encoding D-glycero-beta-D-manno-heptose-7-phosphate kinase, which translates to MTSAMDISAFSNCRILVVGDLMIDEYVWGSVDRISPEAPVQVVIVDREEYTLGGAGNVVNNLAALGAQVSVAGVIGTRADGDRLMGMFTAMDVDASGVVRDPVRPTTRKTRIIAANQHVLRIDRETRSSISEDAHQALDMFIRRKLPQSDVMLISDYGKGVVTPSLIQTAVRIADACGKIVIGDPKGVDFSKYAGLTLITPNQKEAALASGVDIADDAGLSQAAHRLLDISGVRHLLVTRGKDGMVLFEEGKSPYAIPAEARQVYDVSGAGDTVIAVFGLAVAAGRSFRQAAVMANTAAGLVVGKVGTATITPAELSTALRHDAISRKHKSLAELSKIVSELRRKGNRIILTNGCFDLLHAGHIHLFSASKEMGDVLVVAIDDDTSVRRLKGNGRPVIGARERVRILSALDSIDYVVVFSSEMLPQLIETLRPDVLTKGSNYTADTVLGHEQVERMGGRVALVEVTESISSSEIIQSIRSNPAK; encoded by the coding sequence ATGACGTCGGCCATGGACATTTCGGCCTTTTCAAACTGCCGCATTCTGGTTGTCGGCGATCTCATGATCGACGAATATGTCTGGGGAAGCGTTGATCGCATATCCCCTGAGGCGCCGGTTCAAGTCGTTATCGTAGACCGGGAGGAGTATACGTTGGGCGGCGCCGGCAACGTGGTCAACAACCTGGCGGCGCTGGGTGCCCAGGTTTCGGTTGCAGGCGTCATCGGTACCCGTGCCGACGGAGATCGACTCATGGGGATGTTCACGGCCATGGACGTCGATGCATCGGGAGTCGTTCGTGACCCCGTACGTCCTACTACCCGAAAAACCCGCATCATCGCCGCCAACCAGCATGTACTTCGTATCGATCGAGAGACCCGAAGCAGCATATCGGAGGACGCCCACCAGGCCCTGGACATGTTCATCCGTCGGAAATTGCCGCAATCGGATGTCATGCTGATTTCCGATTACGGCAAGGGTGTCGTCACGCCTTCCTTGATTCAGACCGCCGTTCGAATCGCCGATGCCTGCGGTAAAATCGTCATCGGTGATCCCAAAGGTGTTGATTTTTCGAAATATGCCGGTCTGACGTTAATCACGCCGAATCAGAAGGAGGCGGCCCTCGCATCAGGTGTCGATATCGCGGACGATGCCGGCCTGTCCCAAGCAGCCCACCGGCTTCTGGATATCTCCGGCGTCAGGCATCTCCTGGTCACGCGAGGGAAGGACGGTATGGTGCTCTTCGAAGAGGGAAAATCGCCTTATGCCATTCCAGCCGAAGCACGGCAGGTTTACGACGTATCGGGAGCCGGCGATACGGTCATCGCCGTTTTCGGTCTGGCCGTTGCCGCAGGACGGTCCTTCCGGCAAGCTGCCGTAATGGCCAATACGGCGGCCGGTCTCGTTGTGGGAAAAGTGGGAACCGCCACCATAACCCCGGCCGAATTGTCAACCGCATTACGCCATGACGCCATCTCCCGGAAGCACAAATCCCTGGCTGAATTGTCCAAAATCGTTTCCGAACTCCGACGAAAAGGCAACAGGATCATTCTCACCAATGGTTGTTTCGATCTTCTCCATGCCGGCCACATCCATCTGTTTTCAGCGTCCAAGGAAATGGGGGACGTTTTGGTTGTCGCCATCGACGACGATACTTCCGTCCGACGGTTGAAAGGAAACGGACGGCCGGTCATCGGCGCCCGGGAACGCGTCCGGATCCTGAGTGCGCTGGACAGCATCGACTACGTCGTGGTATTTTCCAGCGAGATGCTCCCGCAACTGATTGAAACCCTCCGACCCGACGTTCTGACCAAAGGCAGCAATTACACCGCCGACACCGTTCTCGGGCACGAACAGGTGGAACGGATGGGTGGACGGGTGGCCTTGGTCGAGGTGACGGAAAGCATCTCCTCTTCGGAGATCATTCAGAGCATTCGATCCAACCCGGCAAAGTGA
- a CDS encoding DUF167 domain-containing protein: MFIDEKENGITFKVFVQPRSSRNMIVGSHGDALKVKLTAPPVGGAANRMCITFFSKILGVPKSYLEIQAGHAGRTKILRVLLDEGCSDRRRIRELLKKISVQ, from the coding sequence ATGTTTATCGACGAAAAAGAAAACGGCATTACATTCAAGGTGTTCGTTCAACCCAGATCCTCCCGGAATATGATCGTCGGATCCCACGGAGACGCCCTTAAGGTCAAATTGACCGCCCCTCCCGTAGGAGGAGCGGCAAACCGTATGTGCATCACGTTTTTCTCGAAAATTCTCGGGGTGCCAAAATCTTATCTCGAAATCCAGGCCGGACACGCCGGTCGAACCAAAATTCTTCGCGTTCTCCTGGACGAGGGGTGCAGTGACCGGAGGCGCATTCGAGAGCTCTTGAAAAAAATATCGGTTCAATAA
- a CDS encoding glycosyltransferase family 2 protein has product MKTKTSLFKFLEFFRHKKNGSSAPSLLSPLSFPSPSGLSEETSNRSVKGLIIGLLAALPLVYGFFWGDYLEMLEIFVYHRETSWSVDVIRISVWIALAALVWRVYLVYTYRPAAACTDQELPLCSVIVPAYNEGAQVLYTLRSVAASDYPVEKLQIITVDDGSKDDTWRWMKQAERELGDRVELIRLAENSGKRRALYEGFQRSRGDILVTIDSDSEVDASTLRHLVSPFVRDPMVGGVAGNVRVLNTAAGIIPKMLDVGFTFSFDFIRASQSRVNTVMTTPGALSAYRRSVVAPVLKQWLHQTFLGRPANIGEDRALTNLILKNGYHVHFAKKAFVYTEVPTAYMGLAKMFLRWARSNVRETIVMAGFIFKRFRRTPALGARINLLLHLHRMTIGEILKIWSLGVIVFYPTLFLLNMFTGAILFSMIPGLFYLYRHKDSNFLWAIPYSLFWLIGLSWISLYALFTPHRTGWLTRDLKDQATPLLAAVPQKSK; this is encoded by the coding sequence TTGAAAACCAAAACATCTCTATTTAAATTCCTGGAGTTCTTTCGTCACAAAAAGAATGGCTCATCAGCGCCGTCTCTTCTCTCGCCATTGTCCTTTCCGTCCCCCAGCGGACTGAGCGAGGAAACCTCCAACCGGTCCGTCAAGGGACTCATCATTGGCCTGCTGGCGGCACTGCCGCTCGTATATGGCTTTTTCTGGGGCGACTATTTAGAGATGCTGGAAATTTTCGTCTACCACCGGGAGACCTCGTGGTCTGTCGATGTGATCCGGATCTCCGTCTGGATCGCCCTGGCGGCCCTGGTGTGGCGCGTCTATCTCGTTTACACTTACCGTCCCGCAGCAGCCTGCACCGATCAGGAGCTGCCCCTCTGTTCGGTTATCGTGCCGGCGTACAACGAGGGCGCTCAGGTGCTCTATACCCTCCGCAGCGTGGCGGCCAGTGATTATCCCGTCGAGAAACTGCAGATCATCACTGTCGACGACGGCAGTAAGGACGACACCTGGCGCTGGATGAAGCAGGCCGAAAGAGAGCTGGGAGATCGGGTGGAATTGATCCGCCTGGCTGAAAACAGCGGAAAGCGCCGTGCCCTTTATGAGGGGTTTCAGCGCAGCCGGGGGGATATTTTGGTGACCATCGACAGCGATTCCGAGGTGGATGCCTCGACCCTTCGCCATCTCGTCAGCCCCTTCGTTCGCGACCCCATGGTAGGGGGCGTCGCCGGCAACGTTCGGGTGCTCAACACTGCGGCAGGCATCATTCCCAAGATGCTCGACGTCGGTTTTACCTTCAGCTTTGATTTCATCCGGGCCTCCCAGAGCCGGGTCAACACGGTGATGACCACTCCGGGAGCGCTGTCCGCCTATCGGCGGAGCGTCGTCGCTCCAGTGCTGAAGCAGTGGCTCCACCAGACCTTCCTGGGTCGGCCCGCCAATATCGGCGAGGACCGCGCTTTGACTAATCTGATCCTCAAGAACGGCTACCATGTCCATTTTGCCAAAAAAGCCTTCGTATATACCGAGGTGCCCACCGCTTACATGGGGCTTGCCAAGATGTTTCTGCGATGGGCCCGCTCCAATGTGCGGGAGACGATCGTCATGGCGGGGTTTATCTTCAAACGGTTTCGCAGGACGCCGGCTCTCGGGGCCCGCATCAACCTGCTCCTTCATCTGCATCGCATGACCATCGGTGAAATCCTCAAGATCTGGTCCCTGGGCGTCATTGTCTTTTACCCGACGCTGTTCCTGCTCAACATGTTCACGGGCGCGATTCTCTTTTCAATGATCCCCGGACTGTTTTATCTTTACCGGCACAAGGACAGCAATTTTCTGTGGGCGATCCCCTACAGCCTTTTCTGGCTCATCGGCCTGTCCTGGATCAGTCTGTATGCCTTGTTCACGCCCCACCGCACGGGTTGGCTGACACGGGACCTGAAAGATCAGGCAACGCCTTTGCTCGCGGCCGTCCCCCAAAAAAGCAAGTAG
- a CDS encoding phosphomannomutase/phosphoglucomutase encodes MNPEIFREYDIRGIAGKDISIEEVRWLGQGIGTFMVQRECRKMTVGRDCRISSNDFAGALIEGLIAAGCQVTDIGICPTPVLYFSIQSLKQDGGVMVTASHNPKEYNGFKICIGSDSVHGKDLQTIREIVEAGRFIRGVGSCSNAQIIPEYQRFVEENIILARPLKVGIDAGNGTAGVVAVPILKNLNCEVHELYCEMDGTFPHHEADPTVLDNMKDLIALVRKHELDVGIGYDGDGDRIGVVDETGKIVYGDKLMVLYAREILSRRPGSVFISEVKCSKVMYDDIERRGGRAVMWKTGHSLIKAKMKEERAVLAGEMSGHMFFEDRYLGFDDAVYASCRLLEILAATGRRISDLLSDLPRTYTTPEIRIDCPDDKKFGLVEKAIGYFKTRYDIIDIDGVRILFDDGWGLVRASNTQPALVLRFEAVSEARLKEIRRLVESVLSDLNRS; translated from the coding sequence ATGAATCCTGAAATTTTTAGAGAATATGATATCAGAGGGATTGCCGGCAAGGACATCTCGATTGAAGAGGTCCGGTGGCTGGGCCAGGGGATTGGTACCTTTATGGTCCAAAGGGAGTGTCGCAAGATGACGGTTGGACGCGACTGCCGTATTTCGTCAAATGATTTTGCAGGGGCTTTGATCGAGGGTTTGATTGCCGCAGGGTGTCAGGTTACGGATATCGGCATTTGTCCGACTCCCGTGCTCTATTTTTCTATTCAAAGCCTGAAACAGGACGGCGGCGTCATGGTCACGGCGAGTCACAATCCCAAGGAATACAATGGCTTTAAAATTTGCATCGGGTCCGATTCCGTACATGGAAAAGATCTGCAGACGATCCGCGAAATCGTAGAGGCGGGTCGCTTCATCAGGGGGGTGGGGTCTTGTTCAAATGCTCAAATCATCCCTGAATATCAGCGATTCGTGGAGGAGAACATCATTCTCGCCCGACCGTTGAAAGTGGGCATCGATGCAGGCAACGGCACGGCCGGCGTGGTAGCGGTACCCATTTTGAAGAATCTCAACTGTGAGGTTCATGAACTCTACTGTGAGATGGACGGCACCTTCCCCCATCACGAAGCCGATCCCACGGTTCTCGATAACATGAAAGACCTTATCGCTCTTGTTCGAAAGCATGAGTTGGATGTCGGCATCGGTTACGACGGAGACGGGGACCGCATCGGCGTGGTGGACGAAACAGGCAAGATTGTCTACGGTGATAAACTCATGGTCCTCTATGCAAGGGAAATCCTTTCCCGAAGACCCGGATCGGTGTTTATTTCCGAGGTCAAATGCTCCAAGGTGATGTATGACGACATCGAAAGGCGGGGCGGACGTGCCGTGATGTGGAAGACCGGCCATTCCCTGATCAAGGCTAAAATGAAAGAGGAACGGGCGGTTCTGGCCGGCGAGATGAGCGGCCACATGTTTTTTGAAGACCGTTATCTGGGCTTCGACGACGCCGTTTATGCCTCCTGCCGTCTGTTGGAGATTCTGGCGGCCACGGGTCGGCGGATTTCGGACCTGCTCTCGGATCTTCCCCGAACCTATACGACGCCCGAGATCCGGATTGATTGTCCGGACGACAAAAAATTCGGTCTCGTGGAGAAAGCGATCGGATATTTTAAAACCCGTTATGACATCATCGACATCGACGGCGTTCGCATTCTCTTTGACGACGGATGGGGGTTGGTGCGGGCCTCCAACACGCAACCGGCCCTGGTGTTGCGCTTTGAGGCTGTGTCCGAGGCTCGCTTGAAGGAGATCCGGCGTCTGGTGGAGTCGGTTCTATCCGATTTGAACCGGTCATGA
- a CDS encoding S8 family serine peptidase, producing MEIPIIDGLVMGVPERVSDAEMAADYRISSIESDLELSGNESLYGQGVSFIRPLTRSPFLDRQQHRYEAPWSVLKLFDQPYDDRFFSGVLQHDNIPDPVAFALKKLKMNSAPVAIFDTGMQAYHRYLWRIAESAVNVVEFVESDDIFKLKTETAFDDNGHGSHVAGIIGGILDPQHRWGAGANIDLYSVKVLGDDGMGFLSNIIYGLQWAIDNDIKIVNMSIAYRQDSPAVRRAIQESAKAGVIMLASAGNKSNYDPNITLKITADGGSADGGSADGGSADGGSADGGSADGGSADGGSADGGSADGDLNNALPKFSVMYPARYPEVIAVGASNAYGRLATFSNFGDEIDILAPGANILSVDITNGDAMKGLGITSGTSMAVPYVTAAVAMMLAVDPDMNSEEIREILTGTAHLMAGGSTVGDLNLVAALEEVIFRLGDNASRGDNSKKHYRKRLKAKIKAARRAALN from the coding sequence ATGGAAATTCCCATCATCGACGGACTGGTGATGGGGGTTCCGGAGCGCGTGAGCGATGCGGAAATGGCTGCGGACTATCGTATTTCATCCATAGAGAGCGATCTTGAACTGTCCGGCAACGAAAGTCTGTACGGCCAGGGCGTCAGTTTTATCAGGCCGTTGACGCGTTCGCCTTTTCTGGACAGGCAGCAACATCGTTACGAGGCGCCCTGGAGCGTTCTCAAACTGTTTGACCAACCCTATGACGATCGTTTTTTTTCTGGCGTGCTTCAACACGATAACATTCCGGATCCGGTTGCTTTTGCATTGAAAAAATTAAAAATGAACAGCGCACCCGTCGCCATTTTTGATACGGGTATGCAAGCGTATCATCGTTATTTATGGCGTATTGCAGAAAGCGCTGTTAACGTCGTGGAATTCGTTGAAAGCGACGATATATTTAAACTCAAAACTGAAACGGCCTTTGATGATAACGGTCACGGGAGTCATGTCGCCGGTATCATCGGCGGAATTCTGGACCCCCAACATCGATGGGGAGCAGGAGCGAATATTGATCTTTATTCCGTCAAGGTTCTGGGTGATGACGGCATGGGCTTTCTCTCCAATATTATCTATGGCCTTCAGTGGGCCATTGATAACGACATCAAGATCGTCAACATGAGCATCGCTTATCGTCAGGACAGCCCGGCCGTGAGGCGGGCGATCCAGGAGAGTGCCAAAGCCGGTGTTATCATGTTGGCATCCGCAGGAAACAAATCCAATTATGATCCAAATATTACGCTGAAAATTACTGCGGATGGCGGATCAGCGGATGGCGGATCAGCGGACGGCGGATCGGCGGATGGCGGATCGGCGGACGGCGGATCGGCGGACGGCGGATCGGCGGATGGCGGATCGGCGGATGGCGGATCGGCGGATGGTGATTTGAATAATGCTCTCCCGAAGTTCTCAGTGATGTATCCTGCAAGATATCCGGAAGTCATTGCCGTTGGCGCAAGCAATGCCTACGGTCGGTTGGCGACGTTCAGTAATTTTGGAGATGAGATAGACATTCTGGCGCCGGGCGCCAATATTCTATCTGTGGATATTACCAATGGTGATGCCATGAAAGGTCTTGGGATTACGAGCGGTACCAGCATGGCGGTACCCTATGTCACAGCTGCCGTAGCGATGATGCTCGCTGTTGATCCGGATATGAATTCTGAAGAGATAAGGGAAATTCTTACCGGAACGGCACATCTCATGGCGGGGGGATCTACTGTCGGTGACCTGAATCTGGTTGCTGCCTTGGAGGAGGTTATCTTCCGACTTGGCGACAACGCGTCCCGCGGCGACAACAGTAAGAAGCATTACAGAAAACGATTGAAAGCAAAGATCAAAGCCGCCAGAAGGGCTGCCTTGAACTGA
- a CDS encoding ABC transporter substrate-binding protein codes for MRLLNMIRKRHLLTFLATLTWGVWATLAWAAPGPVPGGKYNIPLSGEPNSLDPAYITDIYAVNVANNIFDGLVEYDKDLNIVPAIADIWKIARDHKSYTFLLRKDVRFHNGRQVTAEDFVYSFQRILDPATRSPVASFFLNIEGAKAFREGLADRVTGLVAKDPQTLLIRLEQPYAPFLSILAMANAKVIPKEAVGIDFRTNPVGTGPFRFETWTSGKGIILSANDGYFNGSPFLDTLYFQIYPNNELENIFSDFERGYLEESIIPSDKYEMIKSSADYAKRYNLVSKPLLNLVYVGINVTIPPLDNIKVRQAISYAVDTDTIVKEITKRGSIRAKGILPPGLAGFNPDFVGYTYNLDKAKQLLEEAGFPNGKGIPPLELWTFSKSESVQLELQAYQKYLKAVGITVIPRVADNWQHFLSLIDEKKVPLFYAAWYGDYPDPDNFLYVLCHSRSRTNRMGYSNPIIDQALEEARREMDYMKRVEIYREVQRLVMSEAPIITQHVNSFNYLFQPWVKGVEISYLGGAYIPFRKVWIDFKPQK; via the coding sequence ATGAGACTGTTAAACATGATCCGTAAACGACATCTATTGACGTTTTTGGCGACGCTCACATGGGGGGTGTGGGCTACCTTGGCCTGGGCGGCTCCAGGACCGGTTCCCGGAGGAAAATACAATATTCCCCTTTCCGGGGAACCCAATTCGCTCGATCCGGCGTATATTACCGATATCTATGCCGTGAATGTGGCTAACAACATCTTCGACGGTCTTGTGGAGTATGACAAGGATTTGAATATCGTTCCCGCCATAGCGGATATCTGGAAGATCGCGAGAGATCACAAATCCTATACGTTTCTCCTTCGAAAGGATGTGCGATTTCATAATGGCCGACAGGTGACGGCTGAGGATTTTGTCTATTCATTTCAAAGGATCCTCGATCCTGCGACCCGATCCCCTGTGGCTTCGTTCTTTTTGAACATCGAAGGCGCTAAAGCGTTTCGCGAGGGACTCGCCGATAGGGTCACCGGGCTCGTCGCCAAGGATCCGCAGACGCTGCTCATCCGACTTGAGCAGCCTTATGCGCCTTTCCTCTCGATACTCGCCATGGCAAACGCCAAAGTGATACCCAAAGAGGCTGTAGGAATAGATTTCAGGACAAATCCTGTGGGAACCGGGCCGTTTCGTTTCGAGACATGGACATCGGGAAAGGGCATCATTCTCTCGGCAAATGACGGATATTTTAACGGGAGCCCTTTCCTTGACACTCTATATTTTCAGATATATCCGAACAATGAACTCGAAAATATTTTCAGCGATTTCGAGCGGGGGTATCTGGAAGAGTCCATCATTCCCAGTGACAAGTATGAAATGATCAAGTCCAGTGCGGATTATGCAAAACGATATAACCTTGTCAGCAAGCCGTTGCTCAACCTTGTTTATGTCGGAATAAACGTCACCATACCGCCTTTGGACAATATTAAGGTTCGTCAGGCCATCTCCTATGCGGTAGACACCGATACGATCGTGAAGGAGATCACCAAGCGGGGAAGCATCAGGGCCAAGGGAATCCTCCCGCCCGGTCTGGCCGGATTCAATCCGGATTTTGTTGGATATACCTATAATCTGGATAAGGCCAAACAGCTTCTGGAGGAGGCTGGTTTTCCCAACGGTAAGGGGATTCCGCCGCTTGAACTGTGGACCTTTTCCAAATCCGAGAGCGTTCAGCTTGAACTTCAGGCCTACCAGAAATATTTGAAGGCCGTCGGTATTACGGTGATCCCCAGGGTGGCCGATAATTGGCAGCATTTCCTGTCCTTGATCGACGAAAAAAAAGTACCGCTGTTTTATGCCGCCTGGTATGGCGATTATCCGGATCCGGATAATTTTCTTTATGTGCTCTGTCATTCCAGGAGCCGAACCAACCGGATGGGATATTCAAATCCCATCATTGATCAGGCACTTGAAGAGGCCCGACGAGAGATGGACTATATGAAACGGGTCGAAATCTACCGTGAGGTCCAACGTCTGGTCATGTCGGAAGCGCCGATCATCACGCAACATGTCAACAGCTTCAACTATCTGTTTCAGCCGTGGGTAAAAGGAGTTGAAATCAGCTATTTGGGAGGCGCTTACATCCCTTTCCGCAAGGTATGGATTGATTTCAAGCCTCAAAAATGA